The genomic DNA ATAAAGTTTCTTCAACCATGTGCATTTTCCCTTCATGATTCAGAGAAGTGTACCCTTCTGTTAGCAAACTATGCTTTCCAGAATCAAACCACTGTGAAAAGTTATCTGCACCTAAAGCAACCAATGCCCAGCAAATAGCCATCATTATTAACGCGGGGATTAATTTATCTAATTTTAAATTGTGCTCTAGAGTAATGGCTAAATACCCCATTACAAATACTAAAATAATAGCTGATTCCATAATTATATTACTTACTTGTTTATATCAATTCTTTTAATGCTATTTCAAATGCTGTTGAACAAATTTTTGTTTTAGAAGCACTTCTTGCAAATGTTCTTTGTAACGCCTTTTTAATAACGTTGGAAGTGTCATCGAATATGGCTTTATCTTCCATTGGCAAGCTTACTTTTGCTTCCATTAGATAAGCAAAAACTCGTGCAATACCACAATTCGAAATAAAATCAGGTAATAAACTTAAATGATTGTCTGTGTATTCCATAATTGGTCCAAAGAAAATCTCTTTATCTGCAAAAGGTACATTTGCTCCAGGAGAAATAACCTCCAATCCTGTATCAATCATTTGTTGTACTTGATCTTGAGAAACCAATCTTGAAGCTGCCGCTGGTATGAAGATCTCTGCTGGCAGACTCCATATTTTTTGATTGATTTCATCAAAGGAGATCATATTATCAGCAACTAATTTATTTCCATCTTTTGACAAAAAGAGTTTTCTCATTTCCTCCATAGAAAACCCTTCTTCATTAATAACTCCTCCGTCTCTATCAATAATACCTACTACCTTGGCTCCTAACTGAGTTAAATAATATGCAGCAGCCGATCCTACATTTCCAAAACCTTGTACGATAGCTCTTTTTCCAGAAATATTACCTCCATAAATGTTATAGTAATGTTTCACTGCTTCTGCTACCCCATACCCTGTTAACATATCTGCTACCGTATATTTATTAGATAAATCTGGTGAATATGCTTCGTCTTCAATTACCTTAATTACTCCTTGACGTAACTGACCTATTCTATTTATTTTATCTGCTTCCGTTGGTTTAAAATGCCCATTAAAAATCCCTTCTTGAGGATGCCACACTCCACAACCTTCTGTGATAGGAATCACATCTTTATCCGCATCCACATTCAAATCTCCTCCTGTACCGTAATAATGCTTTAACAAAGGGGTTACTGCTTTATACCAACGTTCTAAAACGCCTCTTTTCCTCGGATCATTAGGATCGAAATTTATACCTGATTTCGCCCCTCCAATGGCAGGTCCAGAAACGGTAAACTTCACTTCCATTGTTTTTGCCAAAGACAGAACTTCGTTCTTATTCAACCCTTTACGCATTCTTGTTCCTCCTCCTGCTGCTCCTCCACGAAGTGAATTTATAACAGTCCATCCTTCTGCGTCTGTTTCTTGATCTTTCCAGTGAAAAACAATTTCTGGCTCTTTCTCTTCGTATCTCTTTAGTAATTCTTTCATTTTATATCTTTACTATGCATTCAACTTTCATGTTTTTTTCGATAGCCTCAATTTTTTCTCAAATAATACCCCGTGTCGGGGTGCTAAAGTTGTTCCATTTTTAAGATTTTTTATCATAAGAAAAGACCGAAATCTTTATTATCACAAACTTACTCTAAAAAAATGATTGCCCAAATTTTTAACTTAAAATCCTATTTGGATAAAAAATAACACCAGAAGAATGATCTTTAATAGCTCCTGTAACTGATCTTAAACAATTCACTTGGTTATCAAGACGCAATAGTCCTAAAAAAGCAAATATCAATGCCTCTTTATAGTTAATAAGTTTTTTTTGAGGAATTACTACTCTTTCTTTTGAATAAAATTCTATTCTTTCTATCAAAAAACTATTAAAAACGCCTCCTCCCGTCACTAAAACAGTATCATTTTTATGAGCAATCTTTCCTATCTGCTGCCCTATATGCTCTACAAATGTTCTTAAAATGGCTGGTATATTTTCTTCTAAGCGATCTATCATCGGAAAAACATTTGTTTGTACCCACTCCAACCCTAATGATTTTGGGGCTTCTTTCTTATAATAAGTTAATGAATTTAGCTGCTGTAACAACTTTTTATTAATTTTCCCTGATCTAGCTATCATTCCTTTATCATCATAAGCCAAGCCTAAACGTCTGGTATAATGATTCAAAACAATATTTACAGGACAAATATCAAATGCTACTCGTTTTTCTTCTTTTTTATATGAAATATTAGCAAATCCTCCTAAATTCATACAGTAATCGTAATTGAAAAACAACAGTTCATCTCCTATTGGCACTAAAGGAGCTCCTTGCCCACCTAACTGAACATCCTGCGTTCTAAAATCGCAAATCACTTTTTTTTGGGTGATATTCGCTATTTTCTGCCCATCTCCAATTTGCAGGGTTTTCTTTTTTTCTGGCTGATGAAGTATCGTATGCCCATGAGATGCTATAAAATCAATATAAATAATTTTCTTTTTACAAATAAAATCAGCAATAACAGCTCCTAAGAGCCCTCCATAAGCCAGATTTAGATAGTCTAATTTTTCTTTTGAATAAAAAATTGCGTTCCTCAAATCACTTTCCCATCTCTTTGTATATGGAATCGTTTCTGCTTCTATAATTTCAAAATAAGCAGTATCCTTTTTATCAAATCGAGCATAAACCAAGTCAATACCATCCAAAGAGGTTCCCGACATTACTCCTATCGTATAAGTAAACTCTCGTTTCACACCTTATTCTCTCTATTTTACTATTTTAATTCTTATCTCTTCTCTCTTCCTTATTGTAAAATTAACATTAAAAAAGTATCTTTGAGCACTATTTTTACGAATTTAACAAAAATAAAATAATGGATTTTAGCCTTACAGAAGAACATATGATGATTCGTGATGCTGCACGAGATTTTGCACAAAACGAGTTATTACCAGGTGTTATTGAAAGAGATAATAAGCAAGAGTTTCCTGATGAATTAGTTAAGAAAATGGGAGAGCTTGGTTTTTTAGGTATCATGGTAGATCCTAAATATGGAGGAAGCGGAATGGATACTTTTTCTTATGTATTAATCATGGAAGAGCTTTCTAAAATTGACGCTTCTGCCTCTGTTATGGTATCTGTTAACAACTCACTAGTATGCTATGGTTTAGAAGCTTATGGTACTGAAGCACAAAAACAAAAGTACTTAACAAAATTAGCCACCGGTGAGCATATTGGAGCTTTTTGTTTAAGCGAACCTGAGGCTGGCTCTGATGCTACCTCACAAGCAACTACTGCTGAAGACAAAGGCGATTACTATTTGCTAAATGGTACTAAGAATTGGATTACTAATGGTGGACGTGCTGATACTTATTTAGTAATTGCCCAAACTGACCGTAGTAAAGGGCATAGAGGAATCAACGCGTTTATTGTTGAAAAAGAGATGGAAGGATTCCATATTGGACCTAAAGAAGATAAACTAGGAATTCGTGGATCAGACACACATACACTACAATTTAACGATGTAAAGGTGCCTAAAGAAAATAGAATTGGTGAAGATGGGTTTGGATTCAAATTTGCTATGAAAACTCTTTCTGGAGGACGTATAGGAATTGCATCTCAAGCATTAGGTATCGCTTCTGGAGCTTATGAGTTAGCTTTAAAATACTCTAAAGAGCGTAAAGCTTTTGGCACAGAAATTTCCAATCATCAAGCCATTGCATTCAAATTAGCTGATATGTACACCGAAATAGAAGCTGCTAGGCATTTAGTTATGAAAGCTGCTTGGGATAAGGATCAAGGTAATAACTATGATACTTCAGGTGCAATGGCTAAATTATATGCCTCTAAAGTAGCTATGGAACAAACCGTTGAAGCTGTTCAAATTCATGGTGGTAATGGTTTTGTAAAAGAGTATCACGTAGAACGTTTA from Tenacibaculum maritimum NCIMB 2154 includes the following:
- a CDS encoding Glu/Leu/Phe/Val dehydrogenase dimerization domain-containing protein, whose product is MKELLKRYEEKEPEIVFHWKDQETDAEGWTVINSLRGGAAGGGTRMRKGLNKNEVLSLAKTMEVKFTVSGPAIGGAKSGINFDPNDPRKRGVLERWYKAVTPLLKHYYGTGGDLNVDADKDVIPITEGCGVWHPQEGIFNGHFKPTEADKINRIGQLRQGVIKVIEDEAYSPDLSNKYTVADMLTGYGVAEAVKHYYNIYGGNISGKRAIVQGFGNVGSAAAYYLTQLGAKVVGIIDRDGGVINEEGFSMEEMRKLFLSKDGNKLVADNMISFDEINQKIWSLPAEIFIPAAASRLVSQDQVQQMIDTGLEVISPGANVPFADKEIFFGPIMEYTDNHLSLLPDFISNCGIARVFAYLMEAKVSLPMEDKAIFDDTSNVIKKALQRTFARSASKTKICSTAFEIALKELI
- a CDS encoding anhydro-N-acetylmuramic acid kinase; protein product: MKREFTYTIGVMSGTSLDGIDLVYARFDKKDTAYFEIIEAETIPYTKRWESDLRNAIFYSKEKLDYLNLAYGGLLGAVIADFICKKKIIYIDFIASHGHTILHQPEKKKTLQIGDGQKIANITQKKVICDFRTQDVQLGGQGAPLVPIGDELLFFNYDYCMNLGGFANISYKKEEKRVAFDICPVNIVLNHYTRRLGLAYDDKGMIARSGKINKKLLQQLNSLTYYKKEAPKSLGLEWVQTNVFPMIDRLEENIPAILRTFVEHIGQQIGKIAHKNDTVLVTGGGVFNSFLIERIEFYSKERVVIPQKKLINYKEALIFAFLGLLRLDNQVNCLRSVTGAIKDHSSGVIFYPNRILS
- a CDS encoding acyl-CoA dehydrogenase — translated: MDFSLTEEHMMIRDAARDFAQNELLPGVIERDNKQEFPDELVKKMGELGFLGIMVDPKYGGSGMDTFSYVLIMEELSKIDASASVMVSVNNSLVCYGLEAYGTEAQKQKYLTKLATGEHIGAFCLSEPEAGSDATSQATTAEDKGDYYLLNGTKNWITNGGRADTYLVIAQTDRSKGHRGINAFIVEKEMEGFHIGPKEDKLGIRGSDTHTLQFNDVKVPKENRIGEDGFGFKFAMKTLSGGRIGIASQALGIASGAYELALKYSKERKAFGTEISNHQAIAFKLADMYTEIEAARHLVMKAAWDKDQGNNYDTSGAMAKLYASKVAMEQTVEAVQIHGGNGFVKEYHVERLMRDAKITQIYEGTSEIQKIVISRSLIRG